In the genome of Streptomyces sp. V2I9, one region contains:
- a CDS encoding type VII secretion system-associated protein: MRSAERQADAGSDAVAPSGTTAGGEPPAEEAPPVIPDAVRAAARDAPDHWLGAVDPQWPQDRPPPEWAVVGEWRSDEDGDIVAYRANPLYRPSPSVLGWPEPTDPVDAAAQRAATGYGSVDEALAALAAAEVSVVRGLDGRPLTAAGADGRPVILVFTDPTHQFTPASLIHDTLSAAELARDVRESRALLLVNALASAPLAVPAESLPDPVPGEDEGARETGAHESGISAPLPEGSVSAPWPPTSVRTP, from the coding sequence ATGCGGTCCGCAGAACGACAAGCGGATGCGGGGAGCGACGCCGTCGCGCCCTCCGGGACCACGGCCGGCGGAGAGCCGCCGGCGGAGGAGGCGCCCCCCGTCATACCCGACGCGGTGCGCGCCGCGGCGCGGGATGCTCCGGACCACTGGTTGGGCGCCGTCGATCCGCAGTGGCCGCAGGACCGGCCGCCGCCGGAGTGGGCGGTGGTCGGCGAGTGGCGCTCCGACGAGGACGGGGACATCGTCGCGTACCGGGCCAACCCCCTCTACCGGCCGTCCCCTTCGGTGCTCGGGTGGCCGGAGCCCACCGATCCGGTGGACGCGGCGGCGCAGCGGGCGGCGACGGGATACGGCTCCGTCGACGAGGCGTTGGCGGCCCTGGCCGCCGCGGAGGTCAGCGTGGTGCGCGGTCTCGACGGACGGCCGCTGACGGCAGCCGGAGCGGACGGCCGCCCCGTCATCCTGGTCTTCACCGATCCCACACATCAGTTCACGCCCGCGTCATTGATCCATGACACCCTGTCCGCAGCGGAGTTGGCGCGGGATGTGCGAGAATCACGCGCGCTGCTGCTGGTCAACGCCCTGGCCTCCGCGCCCCTGGCCGTACCGGCGGAGAGCCTGCCGGACCCCGTGCCCGGCGAGGACGAGGGCGCGCGCGAGACCGGTGCCCACGAATCCGGCATCTCCGCTCCGCTGCCCGAAGGTTCAGTATCGGCCCCCTGGCCCCCTACCTCGGTGAGGACCCCGTGA
- a CDS encoding alpha/beta fold hydrolase: MDVCRRNRVRVTGRENAPVVMLAHGFGCDQNLWRLVAPVLEEHFRVVLFDHVGAGRSDTSGWSAERYSTLDAYARDVIDICHELGLGPVTFVGHSVSSMIGVLAAVREPALFEKLVLLTPSPSYIDDGDYRGGFSEQDIDELLESLDSNYLGWSATMAPVIMGNPERPELGEELTNSFCRTDPEMARVFARATFLSDNRADLPEVTVPTLIAESARDTIAPREVGAFVHAQIPGSKLVTLDSTGHCPQLSAPGETAEAIIAFVQGP, from the coding sequence GTGGACGTGTGCAGGAGAAACCGGGTACGGGTGACGGGCCGCGAGAACGCCCCGGTGGTGATGCTCGCCCACGGGTTCGGCTGCGATCAGAATCTCTGGCGTCTCGTCGCACCCGTGCTGGAGGAGCACTTCCGGGTGGTCCTCTTCGACCACGTGGGGGCGGGGCGTTCCGACACATCGGGGTGGAGCGCCGAGCGGTACTCCACCCTGGACGCCTATGCGCGGGACGTCATCGATATCTGCCACGAGCTCGGCCTCGGACCCGTGACCTTCGTCGGGCATTCCGTCAGCTCCATGATCGGTGTGCTCGCCGCCGTGCGGGAACCGGCCCTCTTCGAGAAACTGGTCCTCCTCACCCCCTCGCCGTCGTACATCGACGACGGCGACTACCGGGGCGGCTTCAGCGAGCAGGACATCGACGAACTGCTCGAGTCGCTGGACAGCAACTATTTGGGCTGGTCGGCGACCATGGCGCCGGTGATCATGGGAAACCCGGAGCGCCCCGAACTGGGAGAGGAGCTGACCAACAGCTTCTGCCGAACGGACCCCGAGATGGCCCGCGTCTTCGCACGGGCCACCTTCCTGTCCGACAACCGGGCGGATCTCCCCGAGGTGACCGTTCCGACGCTCATCGCCGAGAGCGCGCGCGACACGATCGCCCCGCGCGAGGTGGGCGCCTTCGTCCACGCGCAGATCCCCGGCAGCAAGCTGGTCACCCTGGACTCGACGGGCCACTGCCCCCAGCTGAGCGCCCCCGGGGAGACCGCCGAGGCGATCATCGCCTTCGTGCAGGGACCGTGA
- a CDS encoding S8 family serine peptidase: MAARAAGAGLAAGLVLLTAAVPAGASVRADGEQKLPAMPSALGDDPQRSPCTPASRTAAEQVDWSRQRLDLGRLRDHGTGEGVTVAVIDTGVAADAPALRGRVTAHGGAGEDCVGHGTFVAHLVAGAGGSSSDLAGVAPGARVLGLRGTDDRGRPDAALVARALQDATEAKADVITVSVALPRRSGELTRAVEAAVRSGAVVVAAAVPDPPAATEDPVPSRPYWPASEPGVISVLDMQPSGARSERALRTTGVDLAAPGVGVVAGGPRGSGHFLGSGASLAAAYTAGAAAVVRAAHPDASADEVARRLVSSAYPADVPQLDPYAAVTAVADFAAQEAAPAPVETVRMRDTSAADRATDRATLLAVGGGAGLLAVVWAAMTLPRARARGWRPAEPEPRN, translated from the coding sequence ATGGCCGCACGTGCGGCCGGCGCGGGGCTGGCGGCCGGACTGGTGCTGCTGACAGCGGCGGTTCCGGCGGGGGCCTCGGTGCGCGCGGACGGGGAGCAGAAGCTTCCCGCCATGCCGTCGGCGCTCGGCGACGACCCGCAGCGCTCACCGTGCACGCCCGCGTCCAGAACCGCGGCGGAACAGGTGGACTGGTCCCGCCAGCGCCTGGACCTCGGCCGGCTGCGCGACCACGGCACGGGCGAGGGGGTGACGGTCGCCGTCATCGACACCGGCGTGGCGGCGGACGCGCCCGCCCTCAGGGGCCGGGTGACCGCTCACGGCGGGGCCGGCGAGGACTGCGTCGGGCACGGCACGTTCGTCGCGCACCTGGTGGCGGGCGCGGGCGGATCCTCGTCCGACCTCGCGGGCGTCGCACCGGGGGCCCGCGTGCTGGGGCTGCGCGGTACGGACGACCGTGGCAGGCCGGACGCCGCCCTGGTCGCGCGGGCGCTGCAGGACGCGACGGAGGCGAAGGCCGACGTGATCACGGTCTCCGTCGCACTGCCGCGGCGGAGCGGGGAGCTGACCCGTGCGGTCGAGGCCGCCGTGCGCTCGGGAGCGGTGGTCGTGGCCGCGGCCGTCCCCGACCCGCCCGCCGCCACCGAGGACCCGGTGCCGAGCCGGCCGTACTGGCCCGCGTCGGAGCCCGGCGTCATCTCGGTCCTGGACATGCAGCCCTCGGGCGCGCGGTCGGAGCGGGCCCTGCGGACGACGGGCGTCGACCTGGCCGCGCCGGGAGTCGGCGTGGTGGCCGGGGGGCCGCGCGGCTCGGGCCACTTCCTGGGCTCGGGGGCCTCGTTGGCCGCCGCGTACACCGCGGGCGCGGCGGCCGTCGTGCGTGCCGCGCACCCGGACGCATCGGCCGACGAGGTGGCGCGCCGCCTGGTGTCGTCGGCCTACCCGGCGGACGTCCCGCAGCTCGACCCGTACGCCGCCGTCACCGCCGTGGCCGACTTCGCGGCCCAGGAGGCGGCGCCGGCACCCGTGGAGACGGTGCGGATGCGCGACACCTCGGCCGCGGACCGGGCCACCGACCGGGCGACGCTGCTGGCGGTGGGCGGCGGGGCAGGTCTGCTCGCCGTGGTGTGGGCGGCGATGAC
- a CDS encoding PP2C family protein-serine/threonine phosphatase, translating into MTVRPGGEGTDGSWSAEDRGQEPPVPSALLEDSAEDLYENAPCGYLSTLMDGRIAKVNGTLLRWLGRRREELVGHRHFSDLLTIGGRLYHETHFAPLLRMQGEVNGVALELKAADGTRLPVLVTSTIKRGEDGEPLLIRTTLLDARDRRAYERELLRARQDAEHDRERLQRLATTLQRTLVPPAIEPVPGMEVAAHYHVASSDEVGGDFYDLFPLAAGDRGFFMGDVRGKGADAAVVTSLARYTLRAAAVSDSVPVRVLANLNTALNHQVQEDEPHFCTVIFGLLTPEEDGTGFHVVLAGGGHPPAVLLRADGSADYVHTPGGQLVGVVPDARFTTATLDLRPGDTLLLYTDGLTEARTGNAGDRYGDEALLDLARSLAPTSANGVVGALTALLDSFGEGLDDDTALLAMSVPPDLR; encoded by the coding sequence GTGACCGTGCGTCCGGGCGGCGAGGGGACCGACGGATCGTGGTCCGCGGAGGACCGTGGCCAGGAACCCCCGGTGCCCTCCGCCCTGCTGGAGGACAGCGCGGAGGACCTGTACGAGAACGCGCCGTGCGGCTACCTCTCCACGCTGATGGACGGGCGGATCGCCAAGGTCAACGGAACGCTCCTCAGATGGCTCGGCCGCCGTCGTGAGGAGCTGGTGGGCCACAGGCACTTCTCCGACCTGCTGACCATCGGCGGCAGGCTGTACCACGAGACGCACTTCGCACCCCTGCTGCGGATGCAGGGCGAGGTCAACGGCGTCGCCCTGGAACTCAAGGCCGCGGACGGCACCCGGCTGCCCGTCCTGGTCACGTCCACCATCAAGCGGGGCGAGGACGGCGAACCCCTGCTGATTCGCACCACCCTCCTCGACGCCCGTGACCGGCGTGCCTACGAGCGTGAACTCCTGCGGGCCCGGCAGGATGCCGAACACGACCGCGAACGCCTGCAACGCCTCGCCACCACCCTGCAGCGCACCCTCGTCCCGCCGGCCATCGAACCCGTGCCGGGCATGGAGGTCGCCGCGCACTACCACGTCGCGTCCTCCGACGAGGTGGGCGGGGACTTCTACGATCTGTTCCCGCTCGCCGCCGGAGACCGGGGGTTCTTCATGGGGGACGTGCGCGGCAAGGGCGCGGACGCCGCGGTGGTGACGTCGCTGGCGCGCTACACCCTGCGAGCCGCCGCGGTCTCCGATTCCGTGCCGGTCAGGGTTCTCGCCAACCTCAACACCGCGCTCAACCATCAGGTCCAGGAGGACGAACCGCACTTCTGCACCGTGATCTTCGGCCTGCTCACCCCCGAGGAGGACGGCACCGGATTCCACGTCGTCCTGGCCGGCGGTGGCCACCCACCCGCCGTGCTGCTCCGCGCCGACGGCAGCGCCGACTACGTGCACACTCCGGGCGGCCAACTGGTCGGGGTCGTACCGGACGCGCGGTTCACCACCGCCACCCTGGACCTGCGCCCCGGTGACACCCTGCTGCTCTACACCGACGGACTGACCGAGGCCCGTACCGGGAACGCGGGTGACCGCTACGGCGACGAAGCACTCCTGGACCTCGCGCGGTCCCTCGCGCCCACCTCGGCAAACGGAGTCGTCGGGGCACTCACCGCACTGCTGGACTCGTTCGGTGAGGGACTCGACGACGACACCGCACTCCTGGCCATGAGCGTGCCGCCGGACCTGCGGTGA
- a CDS encoding arsenate reductase ArsC: MADKPSVLFVCVHNAGRSQMAAAWLTHLAGDRVEVRSAGSDPGARVNPAAVEAMAEVGIDISARTPKILTVDAVKESDVCVTMGCGDTCPVFPGKLYLDWQLEDPAGQGLEAVRPIRDQIKTLVEGLIADIAPEQPETTA; the protein is encoded by the coding sequence ATGGCCGACAAGCCGTCCGTCCTGTTCGTGTGCGTCCACAACGCCGGACGCTCCCAGATGGCCGCAGCCTGGCTGACCCACCTGGCCGGCGACCGCGTCGAGGTCCGCTCCGCGGGCTCCGACCCCGGCGCACGGGTCAACCCGGCCGCCGTCGAGGCCATGGCCGAGGTGGGCATCGACATCTCCGCCCGGACGCCGAAGATCCTCACCGTCGACGCGGTGAAGGAGTCGGACGTCTGCGTCACCATGGGCTGCGGCGACACCTGCCCCGTCTTCCCCGGCAAGCTCTACCTCGACTGGCAGCTCGAGGACCCGGCCGGGCAGGGCCTCGAAGCCGTCCGCCCGATCCGCGACCAGATCAAAACCCTCGTCGAGGGCCTGATCGCCGACATCGCCCCGGAGCAGCCCGAGACGACGGCGTGA
- a CDS encoding ricin-type beta-trefoil lectin domain protein codes for MTRSTPAPAVPPAGEDSTATSTAATRTGGEESRAGAAVTATASTADAATPAVAKAAEKSEGVAGSGSGPVGEDASAAPGAESGAEAGGGAAALRAQDAPDTGTAGADDASIPDGGTRAEGDAAVTVSQSRLPAFVRNLTSTAAGDESPKTAAVGRPGKAALAGAAVAGTLLLSVPFLVLGGDDDERPRTANAAGTVLGGDEQGRPGEFGVAEPEKSGGGGPKGATPSVGASPSGAPAKSAPAQAGKSPTAAAPADKAGGTSAAPAKPRSQAKSKPAGGGGQAAPASGVTLGNPVVIRNHLSGRCLNVPHSMFNDGMPLEVWDCNGTNAQSWQFASDGTLRIAGKCLDVVNANFNDGTPIQLAHCSDNAAQKFVLNEAHDLVNTVVGKCVDVNQHTSFRIELRLWTCTGADNQKWSFV; via the coding sequence GTGACGCGTTCGACCCCTGCCCCCGCCGTGCCTCCGGCCGGTGAGGACTCCACCGCCACCTCCACGGCCGCGACCCGGACGGGCGGCGAGGAGAGCCGCGCCGGGGCCGCCGTGACGGCGACCGCGAGTACCGCCGACGCCGCGACGCCGGCCGTCGCGAAGGCCGCCGAGAAGTCCGAAGGCGTGGCGGGCTCCGGGAGCGGGCCCGTCGGCGAGGACGCCTCGGCAGCTCCCGGTGCCGAGAGCGGCGCGGAGGCCGGAGGCGGCGCAGCGGCCCTCCGCGCCCAGGACGCCCCGGACACCGGAACTGCCGGCGCGGACGACGCGTCCATACCCGACGGCGGAACCCGCGCCGAGGGCGACGCCGCGGTCACGGTGTCGCAGAGCCGGCTGCCCGCCTTCGTACGGAACCTGACGTCGACGGCGGCCGGCGACGAGTCGCCGAAGACCGCGGCGGTGGGCCGGCCCGGCAAGGCGGCGCTGGCCGGAGCGGCGGTCGCCGGAACGCTTCTGCTGTCGGTGCCGTTCCTGGTACTCGGCGGGGACGACGACGAACGGCCGCGGACGGCCAACGCCGCCGGGACCGTGCTGGGCGGTGACGAGCAGGGCAGGCCGGGCGAGTTCGGGGTCGCGGAGCCCGAGAAGTCCGGGGGCGGCGGGCCGAAGGGCGCCACCCCCTCGGTCGGCGCCTCCCCGTCCGGTGCTCCGGCCAAGAGCGCGCCCGCCCAGGCCGGCAAATCCCCCACCGCCGCCGCCCCCGCGGACAAGGCCGGCGGCACGAGCGCGGCACCGGCCAAGCCGAGGTCGCAGGCCAAGTCGAAGCCGGCGGGCGGGGGCGGCCAGGCGGCGCCCGCGTCCGGGGTGACGCTGGGCAACCCGGTGGTCATCCGCAACCATCTCTCGGGCCGCTGCCTGAACGTGCCCCACAGCATGTTCAACGACGGTATGCCGCTGGAGGTCTGGGACTGCAACGGCACCAACGCCCAGAGCTGGCAGTTCGCTTCGGACGGTACGCTGCGGATCGCCGGGAAGTGCCTCGACGTGGTCAACGCGAACTTCAACGACGGCACCCCCATCCAGCTCGCCCACTGCAGCGACAACGCCGCCCAGAAGTTCGTGCTCAACGAGGCCCACGACCTGGTGAACACCGTCGTCGGCAAGTGCGTCGACGTGAACCAGCACACCAGCTTCCGCATCGAGCTGCGGCTGTGGACGTGCACGGGCGCGGACAACCAGAAGTGGAGCTTCGTCTGA
- a CDS encoding right-handed parallel beta-helix repeat-containing protein: protein MSRQVLTVGPTGSDRFRTIGEALAAARIGAVVSIRPGTYVESLVIHTRVTLTAAEGRGTVEIRPRSGSALSLRADAVMLSELTLRGTDPDQPVVDVRRGQAALDGCEISGSSWTALLAGGTGSLALRDCRVSNPQGAGIVITSAAGSSVESCSVEHLATSGIVLAEQGDATIRGCTVRDARGNGVLANGDAAGSVEDCDISSTDKPSIALEERCTTRVVRSVVHDTSTGVHITSAGRTTLEDVRVTGTSASGIVLAQGTDPVLRRCRTSRTRGSGLLVTDRARGMFEDCWVDTAQGAALKVNGAASPALTGLTVRDCDEAGLLLEEDSAAELDRLEVIGGSPAVLVRSGANPLLRRARLVEPAGDGIAASKDARGRVEDCEVVRPQGAGVRASSGSTLYLAGGGVSGSGGNGLLVEDGGNVTVRDFRVETPAEDGVAVDGGGEVTASRLTVHAPKGHGFAFREGSHGSLSACEVTSGEKDGFRVETTAPVSLVNCTARENAGGGLVQSAPGERLAVEGLTSVDNGKRDAWGTGAAENTDPAGSGSAEDSPLTREGGPLSALNELIGLENVKQQVRTLVNLTQLAQKREQLGMSAPPMSRHLVFTGPPGTGKTTVARLYGSILAELGSLRSGHLVEVSRADLVAQIVGGTAIKTTETFNRALGGVLFVDEAYTLTADSGSGGADFGREAVDTLLKLMEDHRDDVVVIVAGYSREMESFLASNPGLASRFSRTVEFENYSVPELVAIMENMCTRHQYELGEGAAEALAAHFDRMPRDAGFGNGRAARGVFEEMVDRQAVRLASQADIGERDLRLLLPQDVSDAAVPSADDPVQDPLAGLADMVGLAEVKRDVTDLVNLITTARHRAAAGLPVPSISHHLVFTGPPGTGKTTVARLYGEILTQLGILTSGQLVEVARADLVGRYIGHTAQLTKEVFERARGGVLFIDEAYTLTPAGGGADFGQEAVDTLLKLMEDHRDDVVVIVAGYTEEMERFLASNPGLSSRFSRRVAFSDYSSQELVTIVRTHAASMGYECGPGTGPLLEEYFDALPRDRTFGNARLARQVVETMITRQAGRLSSLVSPTLDDLRTLVPQDVVPTRRGAGL, encoded by the coding sequence GTGTCTCGGCAGGTACTGACGGTCGGTCCGACAGGTTCCGACCGCTTCCGGACGATCGGGGAGGCGCTGGCGGCGGCGCGCATCGGGGCCGTCGTCAGCATCCGTCCGGGGACGTACGTCGAGAGCCTGGTGATCCACACACGGGTCACGCTCACGGCGGCCGAGGGACGGGGCACCGTGGAGATCCGGCCGCGCTCGGGCAGCGCGCTGTCGCTGCGCGCCGACGCCGTGATGCTCTCCGAGCTGACGCTGCGCGGCACCGACCCCGACCAGCCGGTCGTGGACGTGCGGCGCGGCCAGGCGGCGCTGGACGGCTGCGAGATCAGCGGTTCCTCGTGGACCGCGCTGCTGGCCGGCGGCACCGGCTCGCTGGCGCTGCGCGACTGCCGGGTGAGCAACCCCCAGGGCGCCGGGATCGTGATCACCTCGGCGGCCGGCAGTTCGGTGGAGTCCTGCTCCGTGGAGCACCTGGCGACCAGCGGCATCGTCCTGGCCGAGCAGGGGGACGCCACGATCCGCGGCTGCACCGTCCGCGACGCCCGAGGCAACGGCGTGCTCGCCAACGGCGACGCGGCCGGCTCCGTCGAGGACTGCGACATCTCCTCCACCGACAAGCCCTCGATCGCGCTGGAGGAACGCTGCACGACCCGCGTCGTGCGCTCGGTGGTGCACGACACCAGCACCGGCGTCCACATCACGAGCGCGGGCCGCACCACGCTGGAAGACGTACGGGTCACCGGCACGTCCGCATCCGGCATCGTGCTGGCGCAGGGCACCGACCCGGTGCTCCGCCGCTGCCGCACCTCGCGCACACGGGGCAGCGGGCTGCTGGTGACCGACCGGGCGCGCGGCATGTTCGAGGACTGCTGGGTGGACACCGCCCAGGGCGCCGCGCTCAAGGTGAACGGCGCGGCTTCGCCGGCCCTGACCGGGCTGACCGTGCGGGACTGCGACGAGGCCGGTCTGCTGCTGGAGGAGGACTCGGCGGCGGAGCTGGACCGGCTGGAGGTGATCGGCGGGTCCCCCGCCGTCCTGGTGCGAAGCGGCGCCAATCCGCTCCTGCGCCGGGCGCGGCTGGTGGAGCCGGCCGGCGACGGCATCGCGGCGTCGAAGGACGCGCGGGGCCGGGTGGAGGACTGCGAGGTGGTCCGTCCGCAGGGCGCCGGGGTGCGGGCGAGCTCGGGCAGCACGCTGTACCTGGCGGGCGGCGGCGTCTCCGGCAGCGGGGGCAACGGGCTCCTCGTCGAGGACGGCGGCAACGTGACCGTGCGGGACTTCCGCGTCGAGACGCCCGCCGAGGACGGCGTGGCGGTCGACGGCGGCGGCGAGGTGACCGCGAGCCGGCTCACCGTGCACGCCCCGAAGGGGCACGGGTTCGCGTTCCGGGAGGGCAGCCACGGCTCGCTGAGCGCCTGCGAGGTGACCAGCGGCGAGAAGGACGGCTTCCGGGTGGAGACGACGGCCCCGGTCTCGCTGGTGAACTGCACGGCGCGCGAGAACGCGGGCGGCGGACTGGTGCAGTCGGCCCCCGGTGAGCGGCTGGCCGTGGAGGGGCTGACCAGCGTGGACAACGGCAAGCGGGACGCGTGGGGCACCGGCGCGGCGGAGAACACCGACCCGGCGGGGTCCGGCAGCGCCGAGGACTCCCCGCTCACCCGCGAGGGCGGCCCGTTGAGCGCGCTCAACGAGCTGATCGGCCTGGAGAACGTCAAGCAGCAGGTGCGCACCCTGGTGAACCTCACCCAACTTGCCCAAAAGCGCGAGCAGTTGGGGATGTCCGCGCCGCCGATGAGCCGCCATCTGGTGTTCACGGGTCCGCCCGGCACCGGCAAGACGACCGTCGCGCGGCTCTACGGCTCGATCCTGGCGGAGCTGGGCTCGCTGCGCAGCGGCCATCTGGTCGAGGTGTCCCGCGCGGACCTGGTGGCGCAGATCGTGGGCGGTACGGCGATCAAGACGACGGAGACGTTCAACCGCGCCCTGGGCGGGGTGCTGTTCGTCGACGAGGCGTACACGCTGACCGCGGACAGCGGGAGCGGCGGGGCGGACTTCGGCCGGGAGGCCGTGGACACGCTGCTGAAGCTGATGGAGGACCACCGCGACGACGTGGTGGTCATCGTGGCGGGCTACTCGCGGGAGATGGAGTCGTTCCTGGCCTCCAACCCCGGTCTGGCGTCCCGGTTCTCGCGGACCGTGGAGTTCGAGAACTACTCGGTCCCCGAACTCGTGGCAATCATGGAGAACATGTGCACCCGGCACCAGTACGAGCTGGGCGAGGGCGCCGCCGAGGCGCTGGCGGCTCACTTCGATCGGATGCCGCGCGACGCGGGGTTCGGCAACGGCCGTGCCGCGCGCGGGGTGTTCGAGGAGATGGTGGACCGGCAGGCGGTGCGGCTCGCCTCGCAGGCGGACATCGGCGAGCGTGATCTGCGCCTCCTGCTCCCGCAGGACGTGTCCGACGCCGCCGTGCCGTCGGCCGATGACCCGGTCCAGGACCCGCTGGCCGGCCTCGCGGACATGGTGGGGCTGGCGGAGGTCAAGCGGGACGTCACCGACCTGGTGAACCTGATCACGACGGCCCGGCACCGGGCGGCCGCCGGGCTGCCGGTGCCCTCGATCAGTCACCATCTGGTCTTCACCGGCCCGCCCGGTACCGGCAAGACCACGGTGGCCCGGTTGTACGGAGAGATCCTGACCCAGTTGGGCATCCTGACCAGCGGGCAGTTGGTCGAGGTGGCGCGGGCCGACCTGGTCGGCCGGTACATCGGCCACACCGCCCAGTTGACCAAGGAGGTCTTCGAACGGGCGCGCGGCGGTGTGCTGTTCATCGACGAGGCGTACACGCTCACCCCGGCGGGCGGCGGGGCCGACTTCGGCCAGGAGGCCGTGGACACCCTGCTGAAGCTGATGGAGGACCACCGCGACGACGTGGTGGTCATCGTCGCCGGGTACACCGAGGAGATGGAACGGTTCCTCGCCTCCAACCCCGGTCTGTCGTCGCGGTTCTCGCGACGCGTCGCCTTCTCCGACTACTCGTCCCAGGAGCTGGTCACCATCGTCCGCACCCATGCCGCCTCGATGGGCTACGAGTGCGGGCCGGGCACCGGTCCGCTGCTGGAGGAGTACTTCGACGCGCTGCCGCGGGACCGGACGTTCGGCAACGCGCGGTTGGCCCGCCAGGTCGTGGAGACGATGATCACGCGGCAGGCGGGGCGGCTCAGTTCGCTGGTCTCGCCCACGCTGGACGATCTGCGCACCCTCGTCCCGCAGGACGTCGTACCGACGCGCAGGGGGGCCGGACTGTGA